One genomic window of Pseudomonadales bacterium includes the following:
- a CDS encoding AMP-binding protein translates to MIKTLLELCFETQSYSQDHPVCYRGKQVLSWGELQKKTTVWRQNLSSVSDQRIAVFCNDGFDLISALLAIWQLGKTAIIPANTLLTTMDALSDQTSTFIGDFDISNRSTLASVPSELHDATPETRSAIDTAIILFTSGSSGQPKPIAKTFAQLDAELAILEAEWGDKLKNTLFLGTVSHHHMFGLPFRLLWPLVSGRLFVAEELDYLEQLEKWVDTPLTFITSPAHLEHLPKFADWTAIRQAAIRVFAAGAPLSANTAKSSLEHFGKHVTEIYGSTETGAVAWQQQLKQARWTPVHGVEISKADISDHLLVKSPAINPEAWFETSDRCKIFPDNQFELNGRTDTIVKVAGKRVSLTLIENQLQAHPLVTSVKLVLLSNKKSRIGAVVQLNAKGNEELVDKGKRKLAAALTKDLDKLVESVAIPRFWRYVSQIPKDKQGKTTAQALSSLFFSEQQPRLPTVIESTCSDDKCLLTLTIPENLYYFSGHFPGSPILPGVVQINWANHFGNLYLQELHKKQRKGSNRFLRLEAVKFQQVITAGGILQLLLTFNQDSGKLTFTYYSEKHHYSSGRMVFSHD, encoded by the coding sequence ATGATTAAAACACTGCTAGAGCTGTGCTTTGAAACCCAAAGCTATTCTCAGGATCATCCAGTTTGCTATCGGGGCAAGCAAGTGCTTTCCTGGGGGGAGCTTCAAAAGAAAACAACAGTCTGGCGCCAAAATCTCTCATCAGTATCGGATCAAAGAATAGCCGTTTTTTGCAATGATGGCTTTGACTTGATATCGGCACTGCTTGCTATCTGGCAACTGGGAAAAACCGCCATTATTCCGGCAAACACCCTCCTAACAACAATGGATGCACTTTCAGATCAAACGTCTACATTCATTGGTGATTTTGATATATCGAACAGATCAACTCTGGCCTCAGTACCCTCTGAATTACATGATGCTACCCCTGAAACAAGATCAGCAATAGACACCGCAATCATACTGTTCACTTCCGGTTCCAGCGGCCAACCAAAACCCATAGCCAAAACTTTTGCACAATTAGACGCTGAACTGGCTATATTGGAAGCTGAATGGGGAGACAAACTTAAGAACACACTCTTTTTAGGCACTGTTTCTCACCATCACATGTTCGGCCTGCCCTTTCGCTTGCTATGGCCTCTTGTTTCTGGTCGATTGTTTGTCGCCGAAGAACTGGACTATCTGGAGCAACTGGAAAAATGGGTTGATACTCCGCTGACGTTTATTACCAGCCCTGCTCATCTGGAGCATTTGCCAAAATTTGCTGACTGGACAGCAATACGACAAGCTGCAATCCGTGTTTTTGCTGCGGGGGCTCCGCTATCTGCAAATACAGCAAAAAGCAGTCTGGAGCATTTTGGCAAGCACGTTACCGAAATTTATGGCAGCACTGAAACGGGAGCGGTTGCCTGGCAGCAGCAGTTAAAGCAAGCCCGATGGACTCCAGTTCATGGGGTTGAAATAAGCAAAGCTGACATTTCCGATCACTTATTGGTAAAAAGTCCCGCCATCAACCCAGAAGCCTGGTTTGAAACATCTGATCGCTGCAAAATTTTCCCTGACAACCAGTTTGAGCTTAATGGTCGTACCGACACTATTGTTAAAGTCGCCGGGAAAAGAGTTTCCCTGACGTTGATTGAAAATCAATTACAAGCTCACCCCCTGGTCACATCAGTAAAACTGGTATTGCTCTCCAACAAAAAATCTCGTATTGGCGCAGTTGTCCAACTCAATGCAAAAGGCAACGAAGAATTGGTCGACAAGGGTAAGCGAAAACTGGCAGCGGCACTGACCAAAGATTTGGATAAATTAGTGGAGAGTGTCGCTATTCCCCGTTTCTGGAGATATGTGTCTCAAATCCCCAAAGACAAACAAGGGAAAACAACCGCACAGGCTCTCTCATCCCTGTTTTTTTCCGAGCAGCAACCGCGACTACCTACAGTTATTGAAAGCACCTGCTCAGACGACAAATGTTTACTCACTTTAACAATCCCCGAAAACTTATACTATTTTTCAGGACACTTTCCAGGAAGCCCCATCCTCCCCGGAGTGGTGCAAATAAACTGGGCAAATCATTTTGGCAACCTGTACCTTCAGGAGCTCCACAAAAAACAGCGCAAGGGGTCAAACCGGTTTCTCAGGCTTGAGGCCGTGAAATTTCAGCAAGTAATTACTGCAGGAGGAATACTTCAGCTCTTACTGACATTCAATCAAGACAGCGGGAAATTGACCTTTACGTATTATTCAGAAAAACACCATTATTCCAGTGGTCGAATGGTGTTTTCCCATGACTGA
- a CDS encoding acyl carrier protein: MESRENIYRKIVSIMEELFEIKPGDITESAQLYDDLDIDSIDAVDLVVELKSYTGKKIAPEDFKSVRTVGDIVDAVCHLLDSE, from the coding sequence ATGGAATCGAGAGAAAACATCTACAGGAAAATCGTTTCCATTATGGAAGAGTTATTTGAAATAAAGCCTGGCGATATTACTGAAAGCGCCCAGTTATACGATGACCTTGATATAGACAGTATTGACGCTGTTGACCTCGTTGTTGAGCTAAAATCCTACACTGGTAAAAAAATTGCGCCAGAAGATTTCAAATCTGTTCGCACAGTTGGAGACATCGTTGATGCAGTGTGCCACCTTTTAGACTCTGAATAG
- a CDS encoding acyl carrier protein codes for MDVEALQLELKQMIIDTLELEDITPIDISSDEPLFNDGLGLDSIDALELGVALQKKYGIKLEAESEDTKQHFANITSLAALVSNYGR; via the coding sequence ATGGATGTGGAAGCACTACAACTTGAACTCAAACAAATGATTATTGACACTCTGGAGCTTGAAGATATCACCCCTATTGATATTAGTAGTGACGAGCCACTTTTTAATGATGGACTAGGATTGGACTCTATCGATGCACTTGAACTAGGCGTTGCATTGCAAAAGAAATACGGGATCAAATTGGAAGCGGAGTCTGAAGATACAAAACAACACTTTGCCAATATTACCAGCTTGGCAGCATTGGTTAGCAACTACGGGAGATAA
- a CDS encoding 1-acyl-sn-glycerol-3-phosphate acyltransferase produces MHALIRKLFYYWRVLATGIAFTTFGIGGITLPVFALVFFRFIPGSKQQQQSRARLLVHYTFKAFIYFMRFLGILRWKIDGLEKLQRSGLLILANHPTLLDVVFLVAFIPNATCIVKSHLLRNPAMRGFVTLTGYITNDKGEKLIQSARESFHQSSSLIIFPEGTRTQANNPRPFQRGAANIAIRTRTNITPVRIYCNPPTLSKEKNWYQVPEKTFLMSFYAGDDISISPFLEDNSSLAARKLTRHLENYFKEEEYPDGCGSTTT; encoded by the coding sequence ATGCATGCTCTAATAAGAAAATTGTTCTATTACTGGAGGGTTTTAGCAACAGGTATAGCCTTCACAACATTTGGAATAGGAGGCATTACATTACCTGTTTTTGCCTTGGTTTTTTTTCGTTTTATTCCTGGATCCAAGCAGCAGCAACAGTCCCGCGCCCGACTATTAGTACACTACACCTTTAAGGCCTTTATCTACTTTATGCGATTCCTTGGCATTCTAAGGTGGAAAATCGATGGGCTTGAAAAGTTGCAGCGTAGCGGGTTGCTCATATTAGCTAATCACCCGACATTACTTGATGTTGTCTTTCTGGTGGCATTTATTCCCAACGCTACCTGTATTGTAAAAAGCCATCTGCTGCGCAACCCTGCAATGCGTGGCTTTGTGACCCTGACCGGGTATATTACCAACGATAAAGGTGAAAAATTAATTCAAAGCGCTAGAGAGTCCTTTCACCAAAGTAGCTCTCTCATTATTTTTCCAGAGGGAACAAGAACCCAGGCCAACAACCCTCGTCCGTTTCAACGGGGGGCAGCCAATATAGCGATTAGAACAAGAACCAATATCACGCCTGTCAGGATTTATTGCAACCCTCCGACATTGAGCAAAGAAAAAAACTGGTATCAAGTGCCCGAAAAAACATTCTTGATGTCATTCTATGCAGGCGATGATATTTCTATCAGTCCTTTTTTAGAGGATAATAGCTCCCTTGCAGCCCGTAAACTTACACGACATTTAGAAAACTACTTCAAAGAGGAAGAATACCCCGATGGATGTGGAAGCACTACAACTTGA
- a CDS encoding beta-ketoacyl synthase chain length factor, with amino-acid sequence MSITFAISEWSGWAPTDSSYADDTTGLRISDAPDVSLIPPMLRRRLNLLGRSCASEIMKHSAPKENVPLVYCSQHGDITRTVGILMALANNEPVSPMHFSLAVHNAITGVMSIQNENRANISAIAAGQEGLLPTILEAVGILSIEHPKVLCVICDVPLPDIYQEHEGKPETAFAVSFLLTRDQGTLIELKTAPTTPTAPLSPVGSASILPLDFINFLSSGTKIFLFPHNGCNWSIRKV; translated from the coding sequence ATGTCTATTACTTTTGCTATCTCTGAATGGTCCGGCTGGGCGCCTACAGACTCCTCTTACGCGGACGACACAACAGGCCTACGCATTTCAGACGCTCCTGATGTTTCGTTAATCCCTCCGATGCTTCGACGGCGGTTGAACTTGCTGGGCCGATCCTGCGCCAGCGAAATAATGAAACATAGCGCGCCCAAAGAGAACGTTCCCCTAGTTTACTGTTCACAGCATGGAGACATTACTCGCACGGTCGGCATTCTTATGGCACTGGCTAACAACGAACCCGTCTCTCCAATGCATTTTAGCCTTGCCGTTCATAACGCGATAACCGGCGTTATGTCAATCCAAAACGAAAATAGAGCAAATATAAGTGCGATCGCAGCAGGCCAGGAAGGTTTATTACCTACAATACTGGAAGCTGTCGGTATATTATCCATCGAACACCCAAAAGTGCTCTGTGTTATTTGTGACGTACCCTTGCCCGACATTTATCAAGAACACGAGGGTAAACCGGAAACAGCATTTGCTGTGAGCTTTCTCTTGACCCGGGATCAAGGGACATTGATCGAACTGAAGACAGCCCCAACAACGCCTACGGCTCCACTCTCCCCTGTTGGAAGCGCATCAATACTGCCATTAGACTTTATTAATTTTCTCTCATCCGGAACCAAGATATTCTTATTCCCTCACAACGGTTGTAACTGGAGCATCCGTAAGGTCTGA